The following proteins are co-located in the Chitinispirillum alkaliphilum genome:
- a CDS encoding HesA/MoeB/ThiF family protein yields MSSSHAFHRMELLIGAQSLGALSEISVILFGVGGVGSWCAEALVRSGISNLTLVDSDLVCVTNINRQVQATTRTVGCVKVTELAQRLKEINPDAQVTAIQRIYNKESQGDFILSDYDYVIDAIDSLTSKVSLIQSAYNYGATVFSALGASCKLDASRIRTSSIWDSYGCRLGKLVRKRLRRRGFKGDFLCVWSDEVLPVFPVSSGCGTGDCVCPKQAKGGSDDTLVHEWCSKKKQINGSAVHITSIYGSMLAGLLIQDVVEKSFSTTQAQSYDSPSNLKENRMLNV; encoded by the coding sequence TTGTCATCTTCCCATGCATTTCATAGAATGGAACTGTTAATCGGCGCCCAAAGCCTTGGGGCACTGTCTGAAATATCTGTTATTCTCTTCGGAGTCGGTGGGGTAGGCAGCTGGTGTGCCGAAGCACTTGTGCGTTCGGGGATTAGTAATCTGACGTTGGTGGATTCTGATCTTGTGTGTGTAACAAATATTAATCGTCAGGTTCAGGCTACTACCCGTACGGTTGGATGTGTAAAAGTTACAGAGCTGGCACAACGTCTAAAAGAGATCAATCCTGATGCACAGGTCACTGCGATTCAGCGAATCTACAATAAGGAAAGTCAGGGCGACTTTATTCTCTCAGATTATGATTACGTAATTGATGCAATCGATAGTTTGACAAGTAAGGTCAGCCTTATTCAGTCTGCGTATAACTATGGTGCCACGGTATTTTCCGCCCTGGGAGCTTCATGTAAACTTGATGCTTCACGTATCCGTACCAGTTCGATATGGGATTCATACGGGTGCAGGCTGGGAAAACTGGTCAGGAAACGATTGCGCAGACGTGGCTTTAAGGGGGATTTTCTCTGTGTGTGGAGTGATGAGGTGTTGCCGGTGTTTCCCGTCAGCAGTGGGTGCGGAACTGGAGACTGCGTGTGCCCCAAACAGGCGAAGGGCGGTAGTGATGATACCCTGGTTCATGAATGGTGCAGTAAGAAAAAACAGATTAATGGTTCCGCTGTCCACATAACTTCAATTTACGGATCCATGCTCGCCGGGTTACTGATACAGGACGTGGTAGAGAAATCTTTCTCAACTACTCAAGCACAAAGTTATGATTCACCATCAAATTTAAAAGAGAACAGGATGCTGAATGTCTGA
- a CDS encoding translocation protein TolB, with protein sequence MFSFLFLIPTSPQSSIQEWWTDLYGKNSGNTTAAFLSIPSSASQLSRGLVSSSGSMCATDLPFFPANSALTFQNQFAISHLEWLMGLRKEYAGATFPLLDVGTFGFYFRFLSSGQFKYARDIDENPSDPKYFEYVLGASFARPFFNRKLSFGVNASYVESRLDIDAGRAFSAGADLLVKPFDMLSGRIYLLNAGTPMSYGGGRSHPLPIQTGASINFHPFRGEEDSSPMFDLEIGAGIQKTADEPVVLGISSELRAGPSIFLRSGYEHSAGNKVSINGLSAGVGFRGEKYGFDAGWKLQSGDFGLVWAADIFLHLDEIQPRTADEYYKIALYHFDNGRNRLARHNATKALRAEPNHWHTHTLLSRMRSEALRRENLEIGLIYSGNLQGRFVPMPPSADALGGISRQGALVNNLRSAYRTAFSLDVGNIVNESTHPLRVQLAKEYYTHMGFDIIAPGRGELLFLGEIFSERDLTGKSDIVLSNSHIPLPSEMVKQSIIEKNGYQIFAVNILGETVTYSNNIESVKEHISALLSSPQALRSDLRIAVIHDTWENITEIARAAPQLDIIICANLNQRFESPMRVGSTIILSAGSEGRFVGALSLRFNRERELISTEHRLYPVLGSIEPDSVLEQMKNQVTATIELEKAGIDIHSQQSARGIVPFVTDRNGAPQAFLKTMEKLAELPLTPYSLNSFSPEISFETGKALYLTGCRELMNVRLEVLKLKNFRRREVVKGKNVLEARFSGDGKWIYFSAADSGSQVGSIYKTPASLSEETVPVIKNDSSSQHSFSFSPDGELLVYISDEYGHKQIFLTNTTGTAPRRLTDFNANFFAPAFSPDGRYIAYISDRFSIGQRRDLWVYDRESSEHVQITTNSYVEDFCWTNDSRTIIFSSGVNFLDLNMVDIKEHRFRKLITTTGLKNWHETNPRFLYFNQRPRIVYNRKTEDGTSTVRWVDLLSGRDERIINSEGNDWLE encoded by the coding sequence TTGTTTTCATTTCTGTTTTTAATACCCACCTCCCCCCAAAGCAGCATACAGGAGTGGTGGACTGATCTTTATGGTAAAAACAGCGGTAACACCACTGCTGCGTTTCTCTCTATTCCCTCATCTGCCTCTCAACTCTCCCGAGGGCTTGTGTCCTCATCTGGATCAATGTGTGCAACTGATCTTCCGTTTTTTCCTGCAAACAGCGCCCTTACCTTTCAGAATCAATTTGCCATAAGTCATCTTGAATGGCTCATGGGGCTTAGAAAAGAGTACGCCGGTGCCACATTCCCTCTCCTGGATGTGGGTACATTCGGGTTTTATTTCAGATTCCTGAGCTCCGGGCAATTTAAATATGCCCGTGATATCGACGAGAACCCCTCCGATCCAAAATACTTCGAATATGTGCTTGGAGCCTCTTTTGCCAGGCCTTTTTTCAACCGAAAACTAAGCTTTGGAGTTAATGCTTCCTATGTGGAAAGCAGACTCGATATCGATGCAGGAAGAGCATTTTCTGCAGGAGCAGATCTGCTGGTGAAACCTTTTGATATGCTTTCAGGACGCATCTACCTCCTTAATGCCGGAACACCAATGTCATACGGTGGCGGCCGGTCACATCCACTACCTATCCAGACAGGCGCTTCAATTAACTTCCACCCGTTCAGAGGTGAAGAGGATTCTTCTCCCATGTTTGATCTTGAAATCGGAGCCGGCATACAGAAAACTGCCGATGAACCCGTTGTTTTAGGTATCAGCTCTGAGTTGCGTGCAGGTCCCTCCATTTTCCTGCGCTCGGGATACGAACACAGCGCGGGAAACAAGGTAAGCATTAACGGACTAAGCGCCGGAGTGGGTTTCAGGGGTGAAAAATATGGATTCGATGCCGGGTGGAAACTCCAGTCTGGAGATTTCGGATTAGTCTGGGCAGCAGATATTTTTCTTCATTTAGATGAAATCCAACCCAGAACTGCTGACGAGTATTACAAGATTGCGCTGTATCATTTCGATAACGGCAGAAACAGACTTGCCAGACATAACGCCACAAAAGCACTAAGGGCAGAACCAAATCACTGGCATACACATACACTTTTAAGCAGAATGAGATCAGAGGCATTACGAAGAGAAAACCTTGAGATCGGGCTAATCTACTCCGGAAACTTACAGGGACGGTTCGTTCCCATGCCTCCTTCTGCGGATGCTCTTGGAGGGATATCAAGACAAGGTGCACTTGTAAACAATCTCAGATCGGCTTACCGGACAGCGTTCTCTCTCGATGTGGGGAACATAGTAAATGAATCTACCCACCCCTTACGAGTCCAGCTCGCAAAAGAGTACTATACCCATATGGGATTTGATATAATTGCACCAGGCCGGGGTGAACTTCTTTTTCTCGGGGAGATCTTTTCTGAGCGTGACCTTACAGGCAAATCTGATATTGTTCTGTCCAATTCACATATCCCGCTTCCATCCGAGATGGTGAAGCAATCAATCATAGAAAAAAATGGCTACCAGATATTTGCTGTGAATATCCTTGGGGAAACTGTAACATACTCCAATAACATCGAGAGCGTCAAAGAACACATTTCAGCACTTCTGAGCAGCCCCCAGGCACTTAGAAGTGACCTTAGAATTGCAGTGATCCACGATACCTGGGAAAATATCACAGAGATTGCCAGAGCCGCCCCTCAACTTGACATAATCATTTGCGCAAACCTTAACCAACGATTTGAGTCCCCTATGAGGGTTGGATCTACCATTATCCTTTCAGCTGGAAGCGAGGGCAGGTTTGTCGGTGCTCTTTCTCTCAGGTTTAACCGCGAGAGAGAACTGATATCAACAGAACACCGACTATACCCGGTTCTTGGGAGTATAGAGCCGGACTCTGTGCTGGAACAAATGAAAAACCAGGTCACCGCAACTATTGAGTTAGAAAAGGCTGGCATAGATATCCATTCGCAGCAATCTGCCAGGGGAATCGTTCCGTTTGTTACAGACCGCAACGGTGCACCCCAGGCATTCCTGAAAACAATGGAGAAATTGGCAGAACTTCCTCTGACTCCTTATTCACTTAACAGTTTCAGCCCGGAAATTTCCTTCGAAACAGGAAAAGCCCTATACCTTACAGGCTGCCGGGAACTGATGAATGTCAGACTTGAGGTGTTGAAACTGAAAAATTTCCGAAGAAGAGAAGTTGTGAAAGGCAAGAATGTTCTGGAAGCCCGTTTTTCAGGTGATGGTAAATGGATATACTTCTCCGCAGCAGACAGCGGTTCACAGGTCGGCAGTATATATAAAACCCCTGCATCTCTTAGTGAAGAAACAGTCCCGGTCATTAAAAATGACTCTTCCTCCCAACACTCATTCAGTTTTTCACCAGATGGAGAGCTGCTTGTGTACATTTCGGATGAATATGGACACAAGCAGATATTTTTAACCAACACCACGGGTACTGCCCCCCGGCGTCTGACAGATTTTAACGCGAATTTTTTTGCTCCCGCGTTCAGCCCGGATGGCCGCTACATAGCCTATATTTCGGATCGATTCAGCATAGGGCAAAGAAGGGATCTTTGGGTTTATGACAGAGAGAGTTCAGAACATGTTCAGATTACCACAAACTCCTACGTAGAGGATTTCTGCTGGACGAATGATTCAAGGACTATCATTTTTTCTTCCGGTGTCAATTTTCTTGATCTTAACATGGTCGATATCAAGGAGCACCGGTTTCGCAAACTTATCACCACTACCGGCCTGAAAAACTGGCACGAAACCAACCCCCGTTTTCTATATTTCAATCAGCGCCCCCGGATTGTATATAACAGAAAAACTGAGGATGGCACCTCTACGGTCCGCTGGGTGGATCTTCTCAGCGGCAGAGATGAAAGGATTATCAACAGTGAAGGCAATGACTGGCTGGAGTAA
- a CDS encoding Radical SAM domain protein: MQKIRNFRHIFGPVRSRRLGISLGVDMVPFKTCTLNCIYCECGATTELTAQRKEYVSTEGIISELKEYLSQHPEVDYVTFGGSGEPTLHTGLSSVIQFLKSNFPAVKTALLSNSTFFHLPEVRSEVLLCDLILPSLDAVSQHVFEKINKPVVSSDSDMIIEGLEKLSREFKGQIWLEVFIVPQVNDTEEELLLFKQAIERINPTRVQLNTLDRPGVCSWLKAATPEQLSRVADFLKPLPVEIISRNFPPLDSTKLQIHASSVISTLKRRPSTIEDLSTTLGMTVNDISKLLESLTEQGLVTSETIGNRIFFRS, translated from the coding sequence ATGCAAAAAATCAGGAATTTCAGACATATTTTCGGTCCGGTGCGCTCAAGAAGACTTGGAATATCGCTGGGTGTGGATATGGTACCGTTTAAAACCTGCACACTTAATTGTATATATTGTGAATGTGGTGCTACCACCGAATTGACCGCACAGCGCAAAGAGTATGTATCCACAGAGGGGATCATCTCTGAACTAAAAGAATATCTCTCCCAACACCCGGAAGTTGATTATGTGACTTTCGGTGGTAGTGGTGAACCCACACTCCATACAGGCCTGAGCTCGGTTATTCAGTTTCTGAAATCAAATTTTCCGGCGGTGAAAACAGCACTTCTCTCAAACAGCACATTTTTTCATCTTCCGGAAGTTCGCAGTGAAGTTCTTCTCTGTGATCTGATTTTGCCATCTCTGGATGCAGTGTCGCAACATGTTTTTGAAAAGATAAACAAACCAGTTGTCTCTTCAGATTCAGATATGATCATTGAAGGGTTGGAAAAACTCTCCAGGGAGTTTAAGGGGCAAATCTGGCTTGAAGTATTTATAGTTCCGCAGGTTAATGATACAGAAGAGGAACTTTTACTTTTCAAGCAAGCTATAGAAAGAATAAATCCTACACGTGTCCAGCTCAACACACTTGACAGGCCAGGCGTTTGCAGCTGGCTCAAAGCAGCAACTCCGGAACAGCTGAGCAGAGTTGCAGACTTTCTTAAACCTCTTCCGGTGGAGATAATATCCAGAAATTTTCCACCACTTGACTCAACTAAACTACAGATTCACGCATCATCTGTCATTTCCACTCTCAAGCGGCGTCCATCAACTATAGAGGATCTCTCAACAACCCTGGGTATGACAGTAAACGATATTTCCAAACTTCTGGAATCGTTGACAGAACAGGGACTGGTGACCAGTGAAACAATCGGGAACAGGATATTTTTTCGCAGTTGA
- a CDS encoding Glycosyl transferase yields the protein MRILLSIHHHLSYNSGASGSVLRMGDQYRAMGHCVLFYSYDNLPSFLSNSLKEILYPFFLAAHLVSLVIRKKIDIIDASTGDCWIWAIISPFLFSKRPLLVTRSHGLEHMVHAMLRKEAKQNRVTLRWFYHLYRGSIRLWVCSLCLKKSDLNFMLNTQESNYSKSKLKIQPEKNILISHGIDDVFLNLPFTPLDNSASRVIRVVQIGSFIQRKGIGFSIPALSKILESHRSVEVYFLGTGCERERVLERFNSDFHDRIKVASSFKHENLPEHLKDCHIKILPSLSEGFGLTLLEAMACGLAPVASAIEGPLELLQQNINGILVSPGSSEELTEALEKLISDHKFLEKIRCQAYKSAQNYSWKKSAQQQFSHYCNALQNKLR from the coding sequence ATGAGAATCCTGCTCTCTATCCATCACCATCTTTCCTATAATTCAGGAGCCTCGGGTTCTGTTCTGAGAATGGGGGATCAGTACCGTGCCATGGGACACTGTGTATTATTCTACTCCTATGATAATCTGCCTTCCTTCCTCAGCAATTCACTTAAAGAGATACTTTATCCCTTTTTTTTGGCAGCACACCTTGTGTCTCTTGTAATCAGGAAAAAAATCGACATCATCGATGCTTCGACCGGTGACTGCTGGATATGGGCAATAATTTCTCCCTTTCTGTTTTCAAAACGTCCACTGCTTGTCACAAGAAGTCATGGCCTGGAACATATGGTTCACGCGATGCTCAGGAAAGAAGCTAAACAGAACAGGGTCACACTCAGATGGTTTTATCATCTATATCGCGGGAGCATACGATTGTGGGTATGTTCCCTGTGTCTTAAAAAATCAGACCTGAACTTTATGCTCAACACCCAGGAATCGAATTACTCCAAAAGTAAACTAAAAATCCAGCCAGAAAAAAATATCCTTATCTCACACGGGATCGATGATGTTTTTCTCAATCTCCCTTTTACACCACTTGACAATTCAGCAAGCCGGGTAATCAGAGTAGTTCAGATCGGATCTTTTATTCAAAGGAAAGGGATCGGGTTCAGCATCCCGGCTCTTTCCAAAATTCTTGAAAGTCACCGTTCTGTCGAAGTTTACTTTCTTGGAACCGGGTGCGAAAGAGAGCGGGTTCTTGAGAGATTCAATTCAGATTTTCACGACAGAATCAAAGTAGCATCCTCATTTAAACATGAGAATCTCCCGGAACATCTGAAGGATTGTCATATAAAGATTCTTCCCAGCCTCTCAGAAGGCTTCGGCCTGACTCTCCTTGAAGCAATGGCTTGCGGCCTTGCACCTGTTGCAAGTGCAATCGAAGGCCCACTGGAACTGCTGCAGCAAAACATTAACGGAATACTGGTTTCTCCGGGCAGCTCAGAAGAGCTTACAGAGGCACTGGAGAAATTGATTTCGGATCATAAATTCCTGGAAAAAATTCGTTGCCAAGCCTATAAAAGCGCACAAAACTACAGCTGGAAGAAAAGTGCACAACAACAGTTTTCACACTACTGCAATGCACTGCAGAACAAACTCAGGTAA
- a CDS encoding DNA mismatch repair protein MutS, with amino-acid sequence MSDREWEIQNASHAEILSHLNKYGVVNKDRSVPGKKKQKQSRKVKRVRRSVNLHGLTSEEAAVKVRFAIESCRKAGIKELLIIHGRGIHSDLESGPVLKNMVKNMLRVELCMQIRHFQTARQCDGGEGATLVHLT; translated from the coding sequence ATGTCTGATCGCGAATGGGAAATTCAAAATGCGAGTCATGCAGAAATTCTCTCCCATTTGAATAAGTATGGTGTGGTAAACAAGGACAGATCAGTGCCAGGGAAGAAAAAACAAAAACAGAGCAGGAAAGTAAAAAGGGTACGCAGGAGTGTAAATCTGCATGGTCTCACATCAGAAGAAGCTGCAGTAAAGGTTCGTTTTGCCATAGAGAGCTGCCGCAAAGCCGGGATAAAGGAGCTTCTGATAATTCATGGCAGAGGGATCCATTCAGATCTGGAGAGTGGACCGGTTTTAAAGAATATGGTAAAAAATATGCTGAGAGTTGAGCTTTGTATGCAGATCAGGCATTTTCAAACTGCCCGTCAATGTGATGGGGGAGAGGGAGCCACACTGGTACACCTTACCTGA
- a CDS encoding carboxyl-terminal protease: MDVFFLFRDRLPSDPYDFSNPSELYASVEEPFTVYYPPDEAREMTDLLSTSSAGFGVRLDSVGPGFVIEEVFPNSPAEDAGLQENDTIVEIDGREVSGMSPEQLSSLIRGEVGETRTVTVKRDSEVLNFTVTLDTFLSPSVFTDSLEQDIAYIYISAFFSQTIQQGGTAAEFNNALDDTEWAQMTIIDLRNNPGGEVQQVIPVISQFMSPQTPIIQTTERVPVQNSDSGETLERTWTTIDIEAKGIDRDFIILVNEATASASEIMLSALHENRPDITTIGVTTFGKARGQAMTLTPDSGLAVVTYAMLRPINGEPYDMSGIDPDITVQFGEDPLEVALEVARRELGRYSFASAQSILRRARHHHSALMLHNRRPMTIIHVNP, from the coding sequence TTGGATGTGTTTTTCCTCTTCAGAGACAGGCTTCCCTCTGACCCCTATGACTTCAGCAACCCTTCAGAACTTTACGCAAGCGTTGAGGAACCATTCACTGTTTACTACCCTCCCGATGAGGCCAGGGAGATGACAGACCTCCTCAGCACCTCCTCAGCTGGATTTGGGGTGAGGCTTGATTCTGTCGGGCCCGGATTTGTGATCGAGGAGGTGTTCCCGAATTCTCCCGCAGAGGATGCCGGACTGCAGGAAAACGACACAATCGTAGAAATTGACGGAAGGGAGGTAAGTGGTATGTCACCCGAACAGCTCTCCTCTCTTATACGGGGCGAAGTGGGAGAAACCAGAACCGTTACCGTTAAAAGAGATTCAGAGGTGCTAAATTTCACCGTCACTCTCGATACATTTCTCTCGCCATCTGTTTTCACCGACAGTCTGGAGCAGGATATCGCCTATATCTATATCAGCGCCTTCTTCTCCCAAACCATACAACAGGGAGGCACCGCCGCAGAATTCAACAACGCTTTGGATGACACAGAATGGGCGCAGATGACTATTATCGATCTAAGAAACAACCCCGGGGGTGAAGTACAGCAGGTAATTCCGGTCATCAGTCAGTTCATGAGCCCCCAAACCCCGATCATTCAAACAACTGAAAGGGTTCCGGTCCAAAACTCCGATAGCGGAGAAACACTTGAAAGAACCTGGACCACTATAGATATAGAAGCAAAGGGGATTGACAGAGATTTCATAATTCTGGTTAATGAAGCTACCGCAAGCGCCTCGGAGATAATGCTTTCAGCTCTCCATGAGAACAGACCCGACATCACCACCATTGGTGTAACCACCTTTGGAAAAGCCCGTGGTCAGGCTATGACCCTTACCCCCGATTCTGGTCTTGCAGTTGTCACCTACGCAATGCTCAGACCAATAAACGGAGAACCCTACGATATGAGCGGTATAGATCCTGACATAACTGTTCAATTTGGGGAAGATCCGCTTGAAGTGGCACTGGAGGTTGCAAGAAGAGAGCTGGGGAGGTACTCTTTTGCAAGTGCACAATCAATTCTCAGACGAGCACGACACCATCACTCAGCACTGATGCTCCATAACAGGCGACCGATGACCATCATACATGTAAACCCCTGA
- a CDS encoding leucyl aminopeptidase translates to MNVNDCAVGILTDCLGLKRQEQLLILTDQSGCELGRAMMEAGKEKCKEAVLVVISPKKTDDGLTESVRSWLTQFEAVVVITSSIFDISKILNESSVGTRAVQIPFTGMEDFLRIMCVDWKRFGMFTRKCSALLGSAGIISVKSKNGTDLKFITTGEVPSCDDGRVTNPGTSTVIPAGNTMVNIVEGSAQGTLVLDVCSWGAGKVTCEPLALEIRDGIVSNVKSGKCLREIGNLLSKDRKMRTVGKFCAGTLDTARTDRSYREHLIAKGVVSFGFGVADEQQKDIGGNNYFSGGVNCPDVWLDSRMWIKEGRYV, encoded by the coding sequence ATGAATGTTAATGACTGCGCTGTTGGAATCCTCACAGATTGCCTTGGGCTCAAGAGGCAGGAACAATTGCTGATCCTTACTGATCAGTCCGGTTGTGAACTTGGAAGAGCCATGATGGAGGCTGGAAAGGAAAAATGCAAAGAGGCGGTTTTGGTTGTAATATCTCCCAAAAAAACTGATGATGGATTAACTGAGTCGGTCCGCTCCTGGTTAACGCAGTTTGAAGCTGTAGTGGTGATCACATCTTCAATTTTTGATATATCCAAAATACTGAATGAATCATCTGTGGGCACCAGAGCGGTTCAGATCCCTTTCACCGGTATGGAAGATTTTTTAAGAATTATGTGTGTGGATTGGAAACGGTTCGGGATGTTTACAAGAAAATGCTCTGCATTGCTTGGTTCTGCCGGAATCATTAGTGTCAAAAGCAAAAACGGTACTGATTTGAAATTCATTACGACCGGAGAGGTACCCAGCTGTGATGATGGCAGGGTTACCAACCCCGGAACTTCCACTGTTATTCCGGCCGGAAATACCATGGTAAACATAGTGGAGGGATCTGCTCAGGGTACACTTGTTTTGGATGTCTGTAGCTGGGGGGCGGGAAAGGTGACTTGTGAACCACTGGCGCTTGAAATCAGGGATGGAATTGTATCGAATGTTAAATCAGGCAAATGTTTGCGGGAAATCGGCAATCTTCTAAGCAAAGACAGGAAAATGAGAACTGTTGGAAAATTTTGTGCAGGTACACTGGATACAGCCCGGACAGATCGCTCTTACAGGGAACATTTGATCGCGAAGGGTGTTGTTAGCTTCGGGTTTGGAGTCGCCGATGAGCAACAGAAGGATATCGGGGGTAACAATTATTTCTCCGGAGGGGTTAATTGTCCCGATGTGTGGCTGGATTCGAGAATGTGGATAAAAGAGGGTAGATATGTCTGA
- a CDS encoding Inner membrane protein: MLTTPENMRKLFSDLMQDSGAVIQSMYSSENSFTRKFIEFFAFWKIVFTEYSRNHYITRASAIAFVLLLTFIPLIATAAFMFASITEVNPEQVEHALKLFLPFAPQALMQHINTFFVNAQSLRGIGIGVLIFMAVGLFGTVEEAFNSIYKVVRARSFFVRLRTFTMVMVYSPILFLASFQFRRSNWFEIGSNEFIFLEALPFLLTALAFTVMIWFIPNTKVRFRSALLGGILACLLFELEKWGFGYYVKISMQTHIIYGTFGILPFFLVSLFFAAILLLFGAQVAYVHQNFRPLLRTKKWDRPVEAYRNYLLIRMLIDCVRAFIKKTSPPTIDYFCKKYELTQTQANRFVQWLIEQKFIYQVDGVEAFVPARDFSTLSVRTVYEAIEDQNRYISYVPDDFVRKYIEKNVIGCRDDSCEKKNMSFLTLVEILETGEKNEQEIACMVS; the protein is encoded by the coding sequence GTGCTTACAACCCCTGAGAATATGAGAAAGTTATTTTCGGATTTGATGCAGGACTCCGGTGCTGTTATTCAGAGCATGTACTCAAGCGAGAATTCGTTCACCAGGAAATTTATCGAGTTCTTTGCATTCTGGAAAATTGTATTTACAGAATATAGTCGGAACCATTATATCACAAGGGCATCGGCAATTGCCTTTGTGCTCCTGCTCACATTTATACCGCTCATTGCGACCGCCGCATTTATGTTTGCCAGTATAACAGAAGTCAATCCTGAGCAGGTAGAACATGCTTTAAAACTGTTCTTACCCTTTGCTCCACAGGCTCTGATGCAGCATATTAACACCTTCTTTGTTAATGCTCAAAGCCTAAGGGGGATCGGGATAGGGGTTTTGATTTTTATGGCAGTGGGGTTATTCGGAACTGTAGAAGAGGCCTTTAATTCCATATACAAGGTGGTTAGAGCCCGCTCTTTCTTTGTAAGACTTCGTACCTTCACTATGGTTATGGTTTACAGTCCCATTCTCTTTTTGGCATCCTTCCAGTTCAGAAGAAGCAACTGGTTTGAAATTGGATCCAATGAGTTTATCTTTCTTGAGGCTCTTCCATTTCTGCTTACCGCACTTGCATTTACTGTTATGATCTGGTTTATACCAAATACAAAGGTGCGCTTCCGCTCAGCTCTTTTAGGCGGAATTCTTGCCTGTCTGCTATTTGAGCTTGAGAAGTGGGGTTTTGGCTATTATGTAAAAATTTCAATGCAGACCCACATTATTTATGGCACATTTGGAATACTGCCTTTCTTTCTTGTATCTCTTTTCTTTGCCGCTATTTTACTCCTTTTTGGCGCTCAGGTTGCCTATGTGCATCAGAACTTCAGGCCTCTGTTAAGAACAAAAAAATGGGACAGACCGGTAGAGGCATACAGAAATTACCTTTTGATAAGGATGCTTATAGATTGTGTCAGGGCGTTTATTAAAAAAACATCACCCCCCACAATTGATTATTTCTGTAAAAAATATGAGCTGACGCAAACTCAGGCGAATCGGTTTGTACAATGGTTGATCGAGCAAAAATTTATCTATCAGGTGGATGGGGTAGAGGCATTTGTTCCAGCACGGGACTTCTCCACCTTATCTGTCAGGACCGTTTATGAAGCAATAGAGGACCAGAACAGGTATATTTCTTATGTACCCGATGACTTTGTTCGCAAATATATTGAAAAGAACGTTATCGGATGCAGGGATGATAGTTGTGAGAAAAAAAATATGAGTTTTTTAACCCTTGTTGAAATTCTTGAAACGGGAGAGAAAAATGAGCAGGAGATTGCCTGCATGGTAAGCTGA
- a CDS encoding DNA repair photolyase-like protein produces MSDRDTLITDVNKGEFWKPCPGTSKEYFCCGYQIITPLTGCGMYCSYCILQAYFGHSHQVHYSNFEDLQREVAQKMEGRKGIVRFGTGEFADSLYQEDNLGLCKKIAALLQPYDNVLVEFKTKSTCIDTLYRIEQPGKVVIGFSLNTDRMIRSLEEKTASLIQRLEAAQKCEKMGFYLAFHFDPMVWHREWETEYRNVVRIIFDYIEDPKKIAWCSMGGFRTMPSLKGILRKEGKDLPLFSGEMIHGADGKLRYPRPLRVKFYRAMKEEFEKFDPDITLYMCMESREVWEASGMITRIPGGLKKYLDLRANEILRGG; encoded by the coding sequence ATGTCTGACAGAGACACCCTGATAACAGATGTAAACAAGGGAGAATTCTGGAAGCCCTGTCCCGGGACTTCGAAGGAGTATTTCTGCTGTGGGTATCAGATTATTACTCCACTTACGGGCTGTGGGATGTACTGCAGCTACTGTATTCTCCAGGCTTATTTTGGGCACAGCCATCAGGTGCACTACTCCAACTTTGAGGACCTGCAAAGAGAGGTCGCTCAGAAAATGGAGGGGAGAAAAGGTATTGTAAGGTTTGGAACTGGTGAATTTGCCGATAGCTTATATCAGGAAGACAATCTTGGATTGTGCAAAAAGATTGCCGCACTGCTCCAACCTTATGACAATGTACTTGTGGAATTTAAAACAAAAAGCACCTGTATTGACACTCTTTACAGAATTGAGCAGCCCGGGAAGGTCGTTATTGGGTTCTCACTTAATACCGACAGAATGATCCGTTCTCTGGAGGAAAAAACAGCATCTTTGATCCAGCGCCTTGAGGCTGCACAGAAATGTGAAAAGATGGGTTTTTATCTTGCCTTCCATTTCGATCCTATGGTATGGCACAGAGAGTGGGAGACAGAGTACAGGAATGTGGTGAGAATAATTTTCGACTACATTGAGGATCCTAAAAAAATTGCCTGGTGCAGTATGGGTGGATTCAGAACCATGCCTTCACTGAAGGGAATCTTGAGAAAAGAGGGAAAGGATTTGCCTCTCTTTTCTGGTGAGATGATACATGGGGCAGATGGAAAGCTAAGATATCCAAGACCCCTAAGAGTGAAGTTTTATCGGGCAATGAAAGAGGAGTTTGAGAAGTTTGATCCTGATATAACTCTCTATATGTGTATGGAGAGCAGAGAGGTTTGGGAAGCGTCCGGTATGATCACAAGAATTCCGGGCGGGCTTAAAAAGTATCTTGATCTAAGAGCAAATGAGATACTCCGGGGAGGGTGA